CACTAATCCGCTCCAAATTTTTTTTTCCCGTTTCCCTCCCCACGATTCAAATTCTCCCTTCTTCCAACGCCCAAACCCCAACCCCGTCTCCTCGACCCTCCCCGCACCCATGGCGCCCGCCGCGGCCGTCgccagcgccggcgccggcgccggagatTCCGCCCGCCTCGCGCGCGAGGTGGCGCGGGTGCTGGACGACTGCCGCGCCTCCCTCGCCGTGCACCAGCGGAAGCTGCGGGAGCTCGCGGCGATCCGCGCCGCctccgggggcggcggccgcttCCTCCGCGCCTTCTGCGTCGCCGTCACGCCGCTGTTCGACCTCGCCCGCCGGTCCGCGGGATCCGACCGCGCCGCTCGCTTCGTCGCCGCCTTCGCGTCGGCGTCCGCCTCTTCGGCCGACGGTGGCGGGGACGGGTTCCTCGAGGGGTTCATTCGCTTCCTCATCACCGCGTCCGAGGCCGCGCACCGCCCCGCGCGACTGCGCGCGTGCCAAATCATCTCCGAGGTGAGCCAAGGAAACTTACTCTAAAGTTTGTCTCAGTTTTCGGTTTTTCCCCACTCGAGATGGTAGAACTTTATCTTAGTGAAAATTAGTTTCCCTTAATACGCTATAAAATTGTTTAAATGTTAAAAGTGATGTTGTTGTTGTGTTTAATTGTGCCATTCTTTAATTAACTTTGGTTCAGCTCTCTTGTACCAATAAAGCGCTAGTCTGGATGTTGCCCTTGTATCAAATCCTTTGATTTCTTCAGCCTGCATCTCGAAAGTAAAATTTTGATATGGCTGTGAAGATGTCTGTAAATATTTATAATTCTGCTTGCAGATTATAATGCGGTTGCCAGACGATGCTGAAGTGAGCGATGACATTTGGGATCATTTGATTGATGGCATGAAGGTTCGGGTTCAAGATAAAATCCCTGCTATTCGTTCCTTTGCTGTGCGCGCATTATCCCGTTTTGCGGGCGATGGAGAGGATGGTGGAATTGTTGATCTCTTTCTAGAGACCCTAGACAATGAACAAAATGCTGTAAGCCAGATAATTCTTAATAACTTCCCAGTTATTAATACCTGACTTCTTCTTCTTGCATCTGATTGTTGGCGTTGTTTCATTTTTGAAGGAGGTCCGAAAGACAATTGTTTTGTCTCTTCCACCATGTAATGCTACATTGGAGAGTGTTATTGAATCAACACTCGACATTAGTGAATCAGTTAGGAGAGCAGCATATTCTGCGCTTTCAACTAAATTCCCTCTGCAGAGTCTTAGGTGAGTAATCATATACATTGGGAGGAGAACAGACTAAAGCATACGTAACTATGTATAAGATTCACAATTTTTACTGTCATTGAATTTATGGTTTTTGTTTTGGTTTCAGCATCAAGCAAAGGACTACTCTCCTTCACAGGGGCCTCTCTGATAGGTCTGCTTCAGTAAACAATGAGTGCCTGAAGATGCTGAAGGATGACTGGCTTATTAAGTACTGTGGAGGAGATGTAGTTGCCCTTCTCAGGTTTCTTGATGTTGAGACATACGAATCAGTTGGAGAATCTGTGATGGCAGTGCTTCTGAAAGATGGTGCTTTGCGAGTGCAAGATGGGCACAGTATTAGGCAGTACTTCACAGCAAATGGTGAAAATGAAGGTAAATCCTATGAAACCACCCAGTCTATCTCCTACTTTCCAATTGACCTTTCTGCAGAATTTGTTGATCAATTTATGTCCATTTTGAATTATTAATCACCAACGAAGGACAAAGCAATTAACTCCAACGAAGTGAACAAACCTGAATGACAAGTCTTGGCAATTGTTGTGTTTTCTCAAATTGCTTTGTTTGGAAATATCAGAAAAATAAAGTTATCTCTGGCCATTCCTCCTTTTTCTGCTGGTTGACATTGGCATCCTGATAACATTTTTCAGCAGAACAAGTATCAAATATTCAACTCATGGATGCTGAGGTTGCTCTTTACTGGAAAATAATGTGCAAGCATTTGCAAGCTGAAGCACAGGTGACCACCAGGCTATATCTCTGCTTACTATACGACATTTTTATGGTATTCTTGGAAGAATCAGATCATTAACATAGCACTGTTGCCGACTGTTCAATGTCAATAAACATGAAATATAACTTTTCTTTTGCTTGGCAAATAAACTGTTCAATGACAATAAACATGCCAAAGCGAGGCAGTACTAACTAGCTCTTGGATGCTTGGCATAGCAAAGAAATGACTTCTTTTAGTGAATGTGGTGAGAAGAAATGATCATGTGGAAGCATCACTGGTCTTATATCAAGTTTCTTATGAATCAAGATTGTATGTCCAACCATTGCGGGTAGAATGCTAGATGCCCGGGACCACCCAACATGTTGTAATATAACTAATGCTATTTCACAACAATAGCAGCTTTGATTACTTGCAAAGGCTGCAGACTGTGAGTTAATTACTTTCTTTATGAAGTGAATTATCCGTAGGATTTATCGTTGGCATTTGTTATGTATGAGGACATGATTTTAGGCTGACTGATTTAACAAGAAGATGCTGACAGGAAGGGAGGTGAAAAGGCGCACAAAAAAGATATAAACCtaaattctttcttttcttttcttcttttgaaACCCATCATCAGGCTTTTGCTTTTGATATTCTATATCTATATAATATTATAAAGCCATCTCACTGCTTTGATTACATACGTCAGTCATGTTGTTTGTCTAGCCTTCAATCATAATAGCCTCCCAGTTAGAATTAGTTTTTGTCCCTAAAGGTTCTTCCTCCCAGTATATCTTGGTATCTTCTACTTTCACATACCTCCCCCTCCTTCCCAGCCAGCTGACCATGTCTTTCATATGGTTATCCACCTTCTGATAGGATTGTTGGATGTAATCTTGAACAGGCATTTAAAGACGTGCTCTGCTAATTTTTTATAAGATCTATCGAGATTATGGAAGTTTTATGCTAGTTCTACTCGCTCATATTGGCTTGTTCCTGGATAGCAATACTATTCTTTGAAGTTTAACAAACATCAACACTTTATTTATCAAATCAGTAATTTTTCTACAGGTCAAAGGCTCAGAGGCTGCAACAACTACAGGTGCAGAAGCAGCAGTATATGCTTCCGAGGCATCTGATAAAAATGATCTTCTAGACAATGTCCTTCCCAGCACAATTACTGATTACGTTGCTTTGGTAAAAGCACACCTTTCTGCTGGTAAGCAAGAGTTATAGTGGGCTGGTTTTTCACAAGAAGATATAGAAGTTTAGCATTCATTGTACACACTGACTAATTCCTTCGCTTAATTGGGCATCACAGGACCAAATTATCAGTTTACATCAAGGCAACTGTTGTTGCTTGGTGAAATGATGGAGTTTTCTGATACAATGAACCGAAAGATTGCGAGTTCTTTTCTGCATGAGCTTCTGGTCAGGCCTCTTGAACATGAAGTTGATGATGATGGGAACCAGATTGCAATTGGAGATGGTGTGAGTCTTGGAGGAGACAAAGAATGGGCAAAAGCAGTGGCAGAGTTGGCCAAAAAGGTGCATTCTTCTGTCGGTGAGTTTGAAATGGTGGTCTCCGCTGTTGTTGAAGAGCTGGCCGTACCTTGTAGGGAGAGAACAGCTGACTTCATGCAGTGGATGCATTGCCTCGCTGTGACCAGTCTTCTTCTTGAGAATACTTCTACCCTACGGAATCTGCGGGTCACAGCAATCGAGCCTTCACAGCTGCTTCACTCTTTGTTGCTTCCTGCTGTAAGTCCAATTGTCCTATAGTCCTCTGCGTATACTGGATGCTACCTTATATGCTAATATTGTTCAGCTTTCGTATATACTGCACTTGCTCTTAAGGCTATTGCATTGAGCCGAATGTGTGAAGTTTCTGTCCTTGATCTTATCTCTTGCAGGCAAAGCAAAATCATGTTGATGTACAAAGGGCTGCTTTAAGATGCCTTTGTCTTCTTGGATTGTTAGAGAATAGACCTAATGCAGAGTTGGTGAAGCAGCTACGTGCATCTTTCATCAATGGACCTGACCTCGTTAGTGCCATGGCATGCAAGGCCTTGATTGATCTTGTAACTTGGCATGGTCCACAAGAAATAGATCAGGCCATTGGAATTGAATCGCCAGATCCTAGCTATGAAAAGTCTCAGTTCACTCAAATTGACCTTTCTGAAATGAATGATGATGATCTAAACATTGGCGTTCTTGATATTCTATTTTCTGGTTTCCATAAAGATGATTGGGAATTCAGTCTCGAGGGTGATAACCATGATAATGTCCCAACCATACTTGGTGAAGGTTTTGCGAAAATTCTTCTTCTTAGTGAGAATTTTCCAAGTATACCTTCTGATTTGCATACTGTTATCCTATCCCAACTCATTAGATTGTATTTCTCGGAGGAAACTAAAGAACTTGAAAGGTTGGTTTGCTCATTTGTCCTCTGTTGTTTCAAGGCATTTGTTTGGCGCTTATTCTAACATGTATCTTTTTGGGTCCAGATTGAAACAATGTCTGTCTGTCTTCTTTCAGCATTATCCTGCACTTTCAGACAAACACAAGGCAAGTTGATATAGCGTACAATACGTCACAGACTGAAACCATTTATGCTACTTAATCCCAGATTAAATTTACTGACTGAAACTTTCTTTTCACAGAGTTCTATCTCTAGTGCATTTGTACCAGTCATGAGGGCTATGTGGCCTGGTTTATATGGTAACGCTGGGGGTAGTTCGCATGTTATTTCGAAGAGGCGTAAACTTGCAGTCCAAGCTTCTCGTTTCATGGTGCAAATGGTGCAAACCCAATTATTCTCAACAGAAAGTACGGATCAAGCTTCTAAGAGTCCTGAAAGTGCTTCAGGTTCAGCAGATGCGTCGAACAATTTTGACATCAGCGAGGAAGGGCTCGCTATCCGTATAGCTGTGGAGGTATGGTTAAATAATCTAGGGAAAAGATGCATATTTCTACTATTGCAGGACTCTGAGCTAAACATCCTCACAACTTTAGTTAAAACTTATATCATGGAGGTTCTAGGAAAAAAAAACTGACATCAAATTCTGTGAATGTTCTAGGTAGCCAGTTGCCCAGATAAGAAGACTGCAGCTGGGAAAGCATATGCTTTGGCATTGTGCAAGGTTGCTGTGCTTATTAGATTCCGGCAATCAGAACAGAAGGCCATCAAGTGCATGAGAGGCCTGGTTAATTCTTTGGCTGCTTCAGTGGCTTCCGATAAGGAGCTCATGAAAGAGCTAGCTCAAATGGCAGCACGGCTTAGATCGCTTGATGCCTGCCCAGACGAAGACTTGCCACAGGATGAAGCCGAGGCCATATTCAGTATGTCCGATGAATTATTAGAACCCATTTACCATGTCGATGCAACTTCACATCTTCATAAGCTTGCCTTTCTTGTTAACCTGTCACCTTATTTTTGTTGTTTCTCAGAGAAACTAGGATTAGATGGTGGCTTCAAGTTGGACACCAATCAAGCAGTGCCTTTAACACCAGCAGTGCGGTCGGTCCGGCCTCCAGCTCCCCCCAGGAGAAGAGCAAGACGAGCGCCATCCTCTAGCGATGAAAGTGACGTGGATGGTGAAGTTAACTTGCCTGCGGCCTCGGTGAACAGGGTTCCAGCCACTCCCAGCATGTCCGCCGCACGTTCCCAGAGAGCAAGCAAGACTGCCGCTTTGAGCAAGCTGTCAGCAaagcctgctgctgctgctgcttccagCGGTGAATCGGACGACCAATCTGACCTGACGAGTGATGAGGATTCCTCCGGCGAGGAATCATCGTAGGCAGTTGTTGTCTCAGGGTATGAAGTTTCTTCTGCCGTTCTTGACCGGAAAAAACCCAGTAGTACCTATTTAAAGTAGGTTGGTGAGATATTCTTATCTCGTTATGTATCGTCTTGTGCTAGTAAT
The genomic region above belongs to Panicum hallii strain FIL2 chromosome 4, PHallii_v3.1, whole genome shotgun sequence and contains:
- the LOC112889797 gene encoding condensin complex subunit 3, whose amino-acid sequence is MAPAAAVASAGAGAGDSARLAREVARVLDDCRASLAVHQRKLRELAAIRAASGGGGRFLRAFCVAVTPLFDLARRSAGSDRAARFVAAFASASASSADGGGDGFLEGFIRFLITASEAAHRPARLRACQIISEIIMRLPDDAEVSDDIWDHLIDGMKVRVQDKIPAIRSFAVRALSRFAGDGEDGGIVDLFLETLDNEQNAEVRKTIVLSLPPCNATLESVIESTLDISESVRRAAYSALSTKFPLQSLSIKQRTTLLHRGLSDRSASVNNECLKMLKDDWLIKYCGGDVVALLRFLDVETYESVGESVMAVLLKDGALRVQDGHSIRQYFTANGENEEQVSNIQLMDAEVALYWKIMCKHLQAEAQVKGSEAATTTGAEAAVYASEASDKNDLLDNVLPSTITDYVALVKAHLSAGPNYQFTSRQLLLLGEMMEFSDTMNRKIASSFLHELLVRPLEHEVDDDGNQIAIGDGVSLGGDKEWAKAVAELAKKVHSSVGEFEMVVSAVVEELAVPCRERTADFMQWMHCLAVTSLLLENTSTLRNLRVTAIEPSQLLHSLLLPAAKQNHVDVQRAALRCLCLLGLLENRPNAELVKQLRASFINGPDLVSAMACKALIDLVTWHGPQEIDQAIGIESPDPSYEKSQFTQIDLSEMNDDDLNIGVLDILFSGFHKDDWEFSLEGDNHDNVPTILGEGFAKILLLSENFPSIPSDLHTVILSQLIRLYFSEETKELERLKQCLSVFFQHYPALSDKHKSSISSAFVPVMRAMWPGLYGNAGGSSHVISKRRKLAVQASRFMVQMVQTQLFSTESTDQASKSPESASGSADASNNFDISEEGLAIRIAVEVASCPDKKTAAGKAYALALCKVAVLIRFRQSEQKAIKCMRGLVNSLAASVASDKELMKELAQMAARLRSLDACPDEDLPQDEAEAIFKKLGLDGGFKLDTNQAVPLTPAVRSVRPPAPPRRRARRAPSSSDESDVDGEVNLPAASVNRVPATPSMSAARSQRASKTAALSKLSAKPAAAAASSGESDDQSDLTSDEDSSGEESS